One segment of Actinomyces sp. 432 DNA contains the following:
- a CDS encoding GH1 family beta-glucosidase: MTAITFPPGFRWGVATAAAQVEGAAHEDGKGDSIWDVLCRRPGAIDDASNIEVACDHYHRVDDDVALIKELGYPTYRFSVSWARVMPDGRTVNAKGLDFYAHLVDALRAAGIEPWLTLYHWDLPQALQEEGGWTARSTAEAFADYARAVYARLGGKVDTWTTLNEPWCSSFLSYAGAEHAPAVNEPAQAVAAAHHLMLGHGLAVRALREAAAAAGRRPRIGITLNFSPTHPAEPSSVVDRDAARRVDGTQNRLFLEALIHGSYPADVVADMATWADIHDWVRAGDMEAISEPIDVLGVNFYNGQTVAGPEPGRMFGGPAAGAGPSPHVGSENVRAEPQDLPVTDMGWQVEPRDLYELLLRLDREYTSTAGPNAAGIPIVITENGAAYRDEPDAHGRVKDLDRLAYIRDHLTAVHDAIAAGARVEGYLVWSLLDNFEWARGYTKRFGIVRVDYSTLARIPKASAEWFSAVVRNNGFELD, encoded by the coding sequence ATGACCGCAATCACCTTCCCGCCCGGATTCCGCTGGGGCGTGGCTACCGCCGCCGCGCAGGTCGAGGGCGCCGCCCACGAGGATGGCAAGGGGGACTCCATCTGGGACGTCCTGTGCCGCCGCCCCGGCGCCATCGATGACGCCTCCAACATAGAGGTGGCCTGCGATCACTACCACCGGGTCGATGACGACGTCGCCCTCATCAAGGAGCTGGGATACCCCACCTACCGCTTCTCGGTGTCCTGGGCCCGGGTCATGCCCGACGGGCGCACAGTGAACGCGAAGGGCCTGGACTTCTATGCGCACCTAGTCGACGCCCTGCGCGCGGCCGGCATCGAGCCGTGGCTGACGCTGTACCACTGGGACCTGCCGCAGGCCCTGCAGGAGGAGGGCGGCTGGACCGCCCGCTCCACCGCCGAGGCCTTCGCCGACTACGCCCGGGCCGTGTACGCACGCCTGGGCGGCAAGGTGGACACCTGGACCACGCTGAATGAGCCCTGGTGCTCATCCTTCCTGTCCTACGCGGGCGCGGAGCACGCACCCGCGGTCAACGAGCCGGCACAGGCGGTGGCCGCGGCGCACCACCTCATGCTGGGGCACGGCCTGGCGGTGCGCGCGCTGCGGGAGGCCGCAGCCGCCGCGGGCCGCAGACCCCGCATCGGCATCACGCTGAACTTCTCCCCCACTCACCCGGCTGAACCGTCTAGCGTCGTCGACCGCGATGCAGCCCGCAGGGTGGACGGCACCCAGAACCGGCTGTTCCTGGAGGCGCTGATACACGGCAGCTACCCGGCCGACGTCGTCGCGGACATGGCTACCTGGGCGGACATCCACGACTGGGTGCGCGCGGGCGACATGGAGGCCATCAGCGAACCCATCGACGTGCTGGGGGTGAACTTCTACAACGGCCAGACCGTGGCCGGCCCCGAGCCGGGACGCATGTTCGGCGGGCCGGCGGCGGGGGCGGGGCCCTCACCGCATGTGGGCTCCGAGAACGTCCGTGCGGAGCCGCAGGACCTGCCGGTCACGGACATGGGCTGGCAGGTGGAGCCCCGCGACCTGTATGAGCTACTGCTGCGGCTGGACCGCGAGTACACCTCCACGGCCGGCCCTAACGCGGCCGGCATCCCGATTGTCATCACGGAGAACGGAGCCGCCTACCGCGATGAGCCCGACGCGCACGGGCGAGTCAAGGACCTGGACCGTCTGGCCTACATCCGTGACCACCTGACCGCCGTGCACGATGCCATCGCCGCCGGCGCCCGCGTGGAGGGGTACCTGGTGTGGTCGCTGCTGGACAACTTCGAGTGGGCCCGCGGCTACACCAAGCGCTTCGGTATCGTCCGGGTTGATTACAGCACACTCGCGCGAATCCCCAAGGCCTCGGCCGAGTGGTTCTCAGCGGTTGTACGCAACAACGGTTTTGAACTGGACTGA
- a CDS encoding carbohydrate ABC transporter permease, with the protein MSSNEPSVAMIEQTAGKRAARAAARRRARGSHRGFGPDRRPGPVGYVFLIAAVLISAYPLYFAFLLATSNAAEIAKHPIPSLLPKGELVDNITRVVNSGIDLRGAFINSLIVSGVVSVSVVFFSTLAGYAFSKLRFRGRDGLLTFVIATMAVPAQLGVVPLFIVMARLGWTGQLIAVIVPAMVSAFGVFWMTQYIRDALPYELIEAARVDGASMFRTFWSVALPAARPAASMLALFTFVGSWTNFFWPFIVLGAKNPTLPVALQLLQASYFKDYSLIMAGVVVATVPLLILFVFAGRQLVSGIMQGAVKG; encoded by the coding sequence ATGAGCAGCAACGAGCCGTCGGTGGCGATGATCGAGCAGACCGCGGGCAAGCGGGCGGCCCGCGCCGCCGCTCGCCGTCGGGCCAGAGGATCGCACCGGGGATTCGGTCCCGACCGCCGTCCGGGGCCGGTGGGCTACGTCTTCCTGATCGCCGCCGTCCTGATCAGCGCCTACCCGCTGTACTTCGCGTTCCTGCTGGCCACCTCCAACGCCGCCGAGATCGCCAAGCACCCGATCCCCTCACTGCTCCCCAAGGGGGAGCTGGTCGACAACATCACCCGGGTGGTCAACTCCGGCATCGACCTGCGGGGAGCCTTCATCAACTCCCTGATCGTCTCGGGCGTCGTGTCAGTGTCGGTGGTGTTCTTCTCCACGCTGGCCGGCTACGCCTTCTCCAAGCTCCGCTTCCGGGGGCGAGACGGCCTGCTGACCTTCGTCATCGCCACCATGGCCGTGCCCGCGCAGCTGGGCGTGGTCCCGCTGTTCATCGTGATGGCCAGGCTGGGGTGGACCGGGCAGTTGATCGCCGTGATTGTGCCGGCAATGGTCTCCGCTTTCGGCGTGTTCTGGATGACCCAGTACATCCGCGACGCCCTGCCGTACGAGCTGATTGAGGCCGCGCGCGTGGACGGGGCCTCCATGTTCCGCACCTTCTGGTCGGTGGCACTGCCGGCGGCCCGGCCCGCGGCGTCGATGCTGGCCCTGTTCACCTTCGTGGGCTCATGGACGAACTTCTTCTGGCCCTTCATCGTCCTGGGGGCGAAGAACCCGACCCTGCCGGTCGCCCTGCAGCTGCTGCAGGCCTCCTACTTCAAGGACTACTCACTGATCATGGCGGGCGTGGTCGTTGCCACCGTGCCACTGCTGATCCTGTTCGTCTTCGCCGGCCGCCAGCTGGTCTCCGGCATCATGCAAGGAGCTGTCAAGGGATGA